Proteins encoded together in one Larus michahellis chromosome 4, bLarMic1.1, whole genome shotgun sequence window:
- the ASCL3 gene encoding achaete-scute homolog 3 — protein sequence MQNLMDGKSYRNLMDKLSICTETQRIQLARPFCADPVVTFHVYPEGPNQVTCSEDLSFLPFMSEHLIAENFYSEPCTFPYQMPHASYRRSECSYGPAFIRKRNERERQRVKCVNEGYAKLRHHLPKEYVEKRLSKVETLRAAIKYISYLQSLLYSDSVVAEKNVVEPSQAHKAINKTGF from the coding sequence ATGCAAAACTTGATGGATGGCAAAAGCTACCGCAACCTCATGGACAAGTTGTCCATCTGTACTGAGACTCAGCGCATACAGCTGGCTAGACCTTTCTGTGCTGACCCAGTGGTCACGTTTCATGTGTACCCAGAAGGACCAAACCAGGTCACTTGCTCTGAAGATTTGTCATTCCTTCCTTTCATGTCTGAGCATCTCATCGCAGAGAACTTCTACAGCGAGCCCTGTACCTTTCCCTACCAAATGCCCCACGCAAGTTACCGCAGAAGTGAGTGCTCCTATGGGCCAGCTTTCATCAGAAAGAGGAATgagagggaaagacagagggtTAAATGTGTCAATGAAGGCTATGCTAAACTGAGGCATCACCTACCTAAGGAATACGTGGAGAAACGGCTCAGCAAAGTAGAGACACTCCGAGCTGCAATCAAATACATTAGCTACCTACAGTCTCTTCTCTACAGTGATTCTGTGGTGGCAGAGAAAAATGTCGTGGAGCCAAGCCAAGCACATAAAGCAATTAACAAAACCGGTTTCTGA
- the C4H11orf16 gene encoding uncharacterized protein C11orf16 homolog, translated as MARWEGSLPTARRYCSAVPALDTFACPRVIAAVNPCCRSSFVVHPAWITEPRAPQRCQWISCCLPSPGPAWERLSASGRPAGLDSNVPVLVRGEQDGFYYRGTVKEEIEGERGMFLVEFAKPLVSRGRHQVCVQKTAKDGILEYVNGMKHSLVPGDKVLAPWEPDMARYGPGTVLTGIETRDPLRASEDEEIMVQFWNDKKAKLPRDVALWIPPSLWERIVEMIHMPFTSRLKPRESLDTNCCISSCSPKPALIPVCAVHRLAKHCLLGSPCWPLFCCHCDGVCCLTAHVRCICCCHPHVDAWWPLPSRSLVFQRETEEAESGSEPTPHLLELEGPNQEEPAVVAASSPSSDSEWDLEPFPTKSTVVDSAVNTDSGRLEKPRLKVSAKPEGKYWKRSHHESCASNSGLVSCSSAYAKGKLESKAVSTGDVSRVVPTNQNAMFETIKQSPRGQFTIKEILRNQDFKPALGEEGFAASEKQRYQKARKKTESDDKCKVTCIGDDKLDDTEAHLQQSRERRDQPEFNKCTTDEVQELKFQAAVKL; from the exons ATGGCTCGTTGGGAAGGGTCCCTGCCTACGGCTCGCAGGTATTGCAGTGCTGTGCCAGCTCTGGACACGTTTGCCTGCCCCAGGGTCATAGCTGCCGTCAAcccctgctgcaggagctcttTTGTAGTGCATCCCGCCTGGATCACCGAGCCCCGAGCCCCCCAGAG gtgCCAATGGATtagctgctgcctcccctctcctgGCCCAGCATGGGAGAGGCTGAGCGCATCGGGGAGACCCGCGGGTTTAGACAGCAATGTCCCTGTGCTGGTGAGAGGGGAACAAGATGGATTTTATTACCGTGGCACAGTAAAAGAGGAGATAGAG GGTGAAAGAGGCATGTTCCTGGTAGAGTTTGCCAAACCGCTTGTGTCACGTGGCAGACATCAAGTGTGCGTGCAAAAAACAGCGAAGGATGGCATCCTGGAATACGTGAATGGGATGAAGCATTCCTTAGTTCCCGGAGACAAAGTGCTGGCACCCTGGGAGCCAGATATGGCCAGGTACGGCCCAGGAACCGTCCTCACAGGAATTGAGACAAGAGACCCCTTAAGAG CTtcagaagatgaagaaattaTGGTCCAGTTCTGGAATGACAAGAAAGCCAAACTCCCACGGGATGTAGCTCTGTGGATCCCTCCTAGCCTGTGGGAAAGGATTGTAGAGATGATCCACATGCCCTTCACCAGCAGATTGAAGCCCAGAGAAAGTCTGGACACTAACTGTTGTATTTCTTCCTGCAGTCCTAAACCAGCCCTGATTCCTGTTTGTGCTGTACATAGACTTGCTAAGCACTGTTTGCTCGGCTCACCCTGCTGGCCTCTTTTCTGCTGTCACTGTGATGGTGTATGCTGTTTGACAGCACATGTAAGGTGCATCTGCTGCTGCCATCCCCACGTTGATGCCTGGTGGCCTCTTCCATCCAGGTCTCTGGTCTTTCAGAGAGAAACTGAAGAGGCAGAGTCTGGCAGCGAGCCCACTCCACACCTTCTAGAACTGGAAGGCCCAAACCAAGAAGAACCAGCGGTTGTGGCAGCATCTTCCCCCTCTTCTGATTCGGAGTGGGACCTGGAGCCATTCCCCACTAAGAGTACTGTGGTGGACAGTGCTGTTAATACAGACTCTGGCCGTCTTGAGAAGCCCAGGCTAAAGGTTTCTGCAAAACCAGAGGGCAAATACTGGAAAAGAAGCCACCACGAGTCCTGTGCCAGTAATTCAG GACTCGTCAGTTGCAGCAGCGCATATGCAAAGGGCAAGCTGGAATCCAAAGCCGTCTCCACTGGGGATGTGTCCCGTGTTGTACCGACTAATCAGAATGCAATGTTTGAAACCATCAAGCAATCTCCCAGAGGGCAATTCACAATAAAAGAAATCTTAAGAAACCAAGATTTCAAGCCAGCATTGGGG GAAGAAGGTTTTGCAGcatcagaaaaacaaagatatcaaaaagcaagaaagaaaacagagtcaGATGACAAATGTAAAGTGACTTGCATAGGAGACGACAAACTTGATGATACAGA AGCTCATTTACAACAAAGCAGAGAGAGACGTGATCAACCAGAATTCAATAAATGTACAACTGATGAAGTTCAGGAGCTGAAATTTCAG GCTGCTGTGAAGCTATAG
- the AKIP1 gene encoding A-kinase-interacting protein 1, producing the protein MEGARAGRTAGLACAVLERARRRRAAGQAPASGAEEDSERLSAAFTSIVNLMNQATRECEKYYSFTAACRCKEHEIKHICRYHGRQEIKVESSEEERTEASVAPSQAQTCQQHTRKASKDIYIEVSPGTYSVTATSEDMVQQTHVVDVSAGQSVDLTFVL; encoded by the exons ATGGAGGGGGCGCGCGCGGGGCGGACAGCGGGGCTGGCGTGCGCCGTGCTGGagagggcgcggcggcggcgggcggcgggacaGGCCCCGGCCTCGGGCGCG GAAGAAGACTCGGAACGTCTTAGTGCAGCGTTCACGTCAATTGTGAACTTGATGAATCAAGCCACGAGGGAATGTGAG AAGTACTATAGCTTCACAGCAGCCTGTAGATGCAAAGAGCATGAAATCAAACACATCTGCAGATACCATGGCAGGCAAGAAATAAAGGTGGAGTCCTCCGAAGAAGAG agGACTGAAGCCTCTGTAGCACCCAGTCAAGCTCAAACTTGCCAGCAACAT ACCAGAAAAGCTTCCAAAGACATCTATATTGAAGTTTCTCCTGGTACCTATTCTGTCACAGCAACCTCAGAGGACATGGTGCAACAAACCCACGTGGTGGATGTCAGTGCAGGACAAAGCGTTGATTTAACTTTTGTTCTATGA